TCTTGTGCTTATTATGGGCCTAAGGCCATGGTTTCGCTTCCGTGGAAATGTCTAACCTCACATGACAGTTAGTTTCGTTTTCCGGTCTGTATAGCTAATAAGATCTACAACGTATTCGCGTACATGCTCGCAGACGCCTCACACACATTTCGAAACATTCGGTAAGatctttttaattactttaatatttcTACTTAAACATATTAGGCTAGTTATATGAGgatatttgacatttgaaagcGGGGGaattatgaatgtgtttatgctgttgtTGTTTGAATAAAGTTCCGTGCCTGCAAACCTGCTGCGTATCAGTGACTTTATCGAGATTTTACTGTAATATCacataataacattttttatataatgcatataatgattttataaaatttcATGTAATACGttgatattacaaaatatttttatacattatataatttacataataaattgaTAATGACAATATCACAATAATTAGAAGattatttattatgcttttacAGCAAGTAGAAACCAAAATACTGCTGCGAGTTAGTGACATAACTTTGTCAACATGGGAGTTCAAGGACTGAGGACCTTCATTGAGAGTGGCAACAGAAGTGATTTAAGAAGCTGGGCTTTTAGAGACAGTCGATTAATAATCGACGGATGTACCTTATACTACACCCTGTACTTTGACTGCAATTTGGATCAGATGCATGGAGGAGACTATGATGCCTTTGAGGAGATGATTATACTGTTCTTTGAGAACCTCAGAGACTGTGACATTCACCCTTACGTTGTACTTGATGGTGGTGCTGACCACACTGACAAAAAATGGGACAGTCTTAGGAAACGAAAACAGGAGAAAATAAATGCGGCCTTTGCCTTGTCAGCAGGGAAAAGAGCCAATGTCCTTCCTATTCTCGTCAAAAATGTCTTTAGACAGCTCCTTCATAAGCTCAAGGTACCGCTGATTTAGTGTCTCAAAGAGGCTGATTTTGAAATCGCTGCTTTGGCGAAAGAATGGAATTGTCCAGTCTTGTCTAATGACAGTGACTTCTATGTATTCAACTTCTCGGCCGGATTTATGCCAATGACACATTTCCAGTGGAAAAACGTGGAAGTGCACAGACGCACAAACAACAAATTCATCCAAGCCAAACACTTTACAGTGGGAAAATTCTGTGAATCCTTCAGAATGAACCCTGAGCTTCTCCCAGTCCTTGCTACCGTCTTGGATAATGATTATGTGAAGCTGCCCAATATCAAAAGCCTGGGTTGGGAGAAATGCTCAATGCCTGACTCGGAACACACCCGGATTCATGATTTGCTCAACTGGTTATCCCAGTTCCCAGAGCCAGATGCAGCTGTAAGTGCTTTGGTGAAACTAACACGCAACAAAGAAAAACCCCTCGTCCAAGAAGCACTTTCCCAGGGAATCCAAGAATACAAGCTCATCTCTGGCTATCTTGCCCAGTTCTTCGACTCAAAGACGATTTCACAGGCAGCTTCTTCAGGTCCACTGCAAGTTCTGCCTAAATGGACCTTGAGTCCCCTACTTGAGGGAAAGATGAGCTCCTCCATTATCGATGCACTCGTACATCAAAGGGTTTCCTTGACAATGCAGGTTGAAGATTTCCAACTCCCCTGTAGCAGTGAAACCTCTCGTCCCATACGCCAAGTGATTTATGGGTTACTGTTGTTGGGAGAACAACACACTGCAGATAAACTAGAGTTAGCCGTTAAAACATCCCCTGGCACAAGCAAGCATTTTGTAGAGGAATATGGCAGACAACAATCAAAACTAAGCAGTCAGAAAGTTGAAGCCATCAAGACCACGGTGATGGAAGGCCTTCAACTGGAAACATTATGGAAGGTAATAAAGATGTCTTAGCTCTCTTTCGAAGTGAAAtgaaattgtttgttttacagtatttgtcCTTCTAATGTTTCTAGGAACCACACGACGTGCGACTTCAGGTGCTCCTGGACACTTTGGGTGTGTCGTCGGAGATTTTAAAAGAGATCCAACCTGCTCTACAGCTGCAACTTTTTGTGACATGTTACTGGTTAGTAAACGCGCAGCCTCTGCCGTCTCAAGTGCATCTTTGGGGGCTGCTGCTGGGAATGGTCTATGGACAGTTCAGCAGtacacctgaaacacaaagagGTATTGAAGTTATCATACATCATTATCTTGTTAGCAGATGTTGTTCCTTATAGcatgcaataaattaataaaacaacctCAGGCACATGCAGTGTATGCCACCATtgtcaaataattataattacctaAATGGCAAAAATGTTGCTTAAGGTACGTACTGtaacaaagtgtaaatacatgctattttttggttttggtttgatTTAGACATGCTGTTGAAACTTAAGAAACTACAAACTGGTCGAAAAAGGATCTCTCTGGAGCATGAAACGACTCATCTATACAGCCAGTGGCAGTCCTGCCTGAAGTGGAGTCTCTGTCTCAATCGTTTACTGTGTTTTCCCGTATCTGAACCAGAGGTTGCACGGTACAACATCCATTTGTTACTTATAAACGGATGATTTGGTTTATAAACcataaaccaaaaatattaagcagcacaactattttcaacattgataatttgaatgaaaagatatcaaatcagcatattagaatgattcctacatttacatttaaaaagtgttgtTGCACATGAATACTAAAGGTGTTATTCTGGTGTTGTGTTTAGTTTGTACCGTGGAAAACTGGTGCACCAGTTTGTTGAGGAGCTCAGGAGAGGAATCACTCTGCACTCTCTGCTGGTGAAGGGTTCAAGCACCGAGCAGCTCTTCAAACAGCTGAAGGATGCAGTTGTGAGCTTGGTGGGAAAAGATTTCCTCAAGAAAATGAGAACTGGGCTCAAGCACAGAGCTGCtgggaaaaaacagaaaaactacaGCGGCCAGAATCCGCCTATAGATGAACTGAGCAGTTGCTTTGAACATCTGACGTGCGAGGATATCGATGActgtgaagatgatgatgatcaCGATGATCTCAATGGGAAAAGGAGGAAGAGTAAAGCCAAGGATCACAAGACTGAAAATCCTGATGCTTGCCACACTATCCGTACCAGACACAAAGTGAAAGCTTGCAATTCTGATCATCCCTCTAAAAAATAAAGCAGGAGAGGCTTTGAGTAGCCCTTAAAGgacttacaacaacaacaaaacaaaacatgtttgagCTAATGCACTTATAATGGAAAGTGCTACcagaaaaactgttaaaatgacAGCTTGTCTACTGTATATCATAACCACATCATGTACAGTCTTGTTTTTGCCGTCCTGTATTATTGATATTCACTGCGTGATTTAAGCAAAAAATGATTATGTGTTAAGGAGCTGTGTTAATGTGTAACTTTGATGAATTAGTATATTGTTGTCAATGCAAATTCACCCTATTCAGCAAAGTATTTTAAGTAACATGAGATTTTtcgttttataaaaaattaaatgtgtagcaagtgtattaaaatatttttatattttaagctttattttgtgtgtaaataaCAGATTTCTGTAACACTGCATAATGTATTAATAGCTGTACCTACAATGGGCAGCATAACCCACAAGAATACACAATATCATAAAAgggatattacatttaaattctaaACTGTTTGATATTTCATATCAAACTGTTAAATGTGAACAATTAGGCATTAAGGTATTATGAACATTAATGTTATGGATTTCAGtgattgaaagaaataaaaattgaccttgaaaatgtatgtagtgcatgtattacattattttccaaaatgcaTAGTTCAGATTTATCAACAATCAACATcagatacacattttttttttaattattaatttgtaaaaattttattgTACAATTGTGTTCTGAAATGACCACAACAGATTACTGGTTTCAGCTGTGCaaaccacaataaaataaatacaatcttaaaaatagaagaaaaaaaaaaaagctttttaccTATCACccttcatttaaacatttttatactgtttaatatcagtgtattacaatttttgttttcaaagcaaCAGCAATGCCAGAAAACAGAATGGGCAGAAAATGAATCTCACCAATTAATAAATATGGACAACGTGATCATAAAGAACCACTATCCGCAATACAAAGGACAAACATGATCGCATTATTCGCATACTGCAAAAACTGATATATAGTGCATCATCATTAGCTGTACCTTATTAACCAGATACAGTTTTGGCAGATGGGAATAAGACAATGCCCATGGGCTGCACTGAGGTTTTTTCGGCATTGGAGGGGGGCAGGACTGATTAGTCAAACATTTCTGTACACTCAACATTAGCATCCATTTAACCGATAACTACATCATTAAACCTTTAAAGGACTAAGCGTTCGCCCAACCGAGCACCAAGCAggtgagaaaataaataacactatagGAAAAGCCAAAGTaaagaaaaaaggcaaaaacatctAATTTCAGATGGACCTAATACCAGTGTATTAACATGAGGAAAGTGACAATATAGTATTGATACTGTGTAAATACAAAGGAACTGATAAGTAATTGTACAAGCCAGCTGTATTAACCATCAGTCTAATATAAGAACTAATAGTGCGTGGATCATCATAAAGTGGGACCCAGTAATCTCGTAACGCCATCGTATTGTGTCATCTTGTATCTTCAAATAGAAAGTCATTATAAAAAGCAGATAATGAGAAAGCCTTTGCAGTGTTTTGCTATAAATCAAAATCTAAACAGTGCCTGTTTCACGGTGTTATAAAATGAATATGGCATCCATGATGATTGATTTAGCACATCACGCATGTCTTAATTCACACTCTGAGTGGTCCGTTCCACAAAACACTGGACCTTCCACTCATggttaaatgcaaaataaatgattatttaagcATAATTTGGAATGCAGAAAGGCTTTATCCACATTGTTCCACAAACCTCTAACCAGAAATGCTTAAACAAATGAGATTTGAAAGACACAAAAtccttttaataattataataataatcataatacatCCCTCAAATCATGAATTCAATACAGCCACTGTATGGACAGATACAGTATCTTATAAATAAAGTTCACCCAGATGCTATGGGAAAGTAGTACAGTCATAAAGCAGCACACCAAAGCATCTCCACGGGAAAGGGCACGTGTCAAGAGACGACATTTCAGCCAGGACCAGATCATCGCTCCACAATCGGCTCCTGGTCTTCACCTTAAAAGGGTACTGTACATACGGGTCAGACCCGACTGATCACTTCGGATAGTTTTGTACGGTATGAGACCAGCCTGAGTGACATTCCAAGCCACGTGCCCCAGCCCCACCCTCCATCTCCTGCACGGGACACAATGTGTGTCATACGTCATGGAAATCATCAGTGTCTGCCATGTTTTCTCCACCTCTGAGTCTCTCTAATTTCTTTATGACCTCCGATACCACGCACACAGAGGACGTGAGGCCCACCAGGAACAGCAGATCTGCACGGAGAGGATGGTGAATAAATCATTAAGCAAATCACGTGACGCATGCACATCCAAAACACAGTAAGTGACAACAGTATGTCgtcaataaaaattttatttattaaagaaacaatCATTTTATCAGCTCGACAAATTAAGTGAAAAGTTTGAGGGTGGACATTAATTTCAGAATCCATATTTGATATTAAAGTTTTGCCTTAATGACAGCAGCATTTGAAAATCCAGTTATTTTGAGTAAAGCCTGATAAATGTTCAAGACAGTGTTGTTACTGGTACCTCAAACTTAACATACTTAaaatcatttgtgtgtgtttgtttaaaaacttgaaaaatgtgccttggcaactaactgaagtaaaataagcTAAAGTGctacaataactaaaactgaagtgaaatcaaaaacatatataaaaaaatcataataataaaatgacaaaagcacataacagaatttctaaaatttaaatgaaaactaaaaattacaaaagatcaataaatacttaaacagtatattaataatgctaaaatatcaCAATGATTTGAGAATGTTCCAAAGAACAGATCTTGTGATTCAGTAGATCTATACAGGTCTATACAACGAGTTTGCATGATCAATGTcacattttcttgcttttttttttttaatttagaaatagaGAATGTATTTCTTCTGCATTTTACTTAACATTTTTGGGCTCAGctgtacattatgtgaaaaatgttGTGTACTGTGGTTTCCTCTATTGTTTTGGTTGCATACCTAAAATGCTGAGGCTCTCAGTTTGAAAGACCTTCTGTAGCGGAGGGAAGTAGATGACCAGGAGTTGGCCCATGATGGAGCCCAGAACTGCATAGCAGAACATCCTATTACTGCATAAGCCCAACTCATGCACCATCCGTGTCTGCAGGATGACAAAAACAGTGAGGCCTCGGATGAATCACTGACATTGAATCCAGGCTTAAACACTAATCAAAGACAGCAAAATGCACTTTGCCATTATGAGTCATGttgattaaaaagtttaaaatgtcagtgtttaaagtgccccttttatgggttatgaaaggttcatattttggttttgggagtccccaacaacaagTTGACATACATgcacactttcattgtcttataatatgcatttatttttaccttacttgctcagtgactcccaaacgattaatttttccaaacatcTCCTTTCCTATCTCCGATGctaatctgtggtgattggtctgattggtctcattttcatttcatggtgCCTGTAATTCCTGATAAAGCAATGTTTATGAGCGCATTGCTGCTTTATGTACAGCGTTACCgaggaaacagctatttttaccgctccaaaagcggcacctagtggcaaagaatgaatttgcattttcattcagaccaatgccAAAAGACTAACAATTGGgagggcaatatg
This genomic stretch from Cyprinus carpio isolate SPL01 chromosome B16, ASM1834038v1, whole genome shotgun sequence harbors:
- the LOC109104888 gene encoding LOW QUALITY PROTEIN: protein asteroid homolog 1-like (The sequence of the model RefSeq protein was modified relative to this genomic sequence to represent the inferred CDS: substituted 1 base at 1 genomic stop codon), producing the protein MGVQGLRTFIESGNRSDLRSWAFRDSRLIIDGCTLYYTLYFDCNLDQMHGGDYDAFEEMIILFFENLRDCDIHPYVVLDGGADHTDKKWDSLRKRKQEKINAAFALSAGKRANVLPILVKNVFRQLLHKLKVPLIXCLKEADFEIAALAKEWNCPVLSNDSDFYVFNFSAGFMPMTHFQWKNVEVHRRTNNKFIQAKHFTVGKFCESFRMNPELLPVLATVLDNDYVKLPNIKSLGWEKCSMPDSEHTRIHDLLNWLSQFPEPDAAVSALVKLTRNKEKPLVQEALSQGIQEYKLISGYLAQFFDSKTISQAASSGPLQVLPKWTLSPLLEGKMSSSIIDALVHQRVSLTMQVEDFQLPCSSETSRPIRQVIYGLLLLGEQHTADKLELAVKTSPGTSKHFVEEYGRQQSKLSSQKVEAIKTTVMEGLQLETLWKEPHDVRLQVLLDTLGVSSEILKEIQPALQLQLFVTCYWLVNAQPLPSQVHLWGLLLGMVYGQFSSTPETQRDMLLKLKKLQTGRKRISLEHETTHLYSQWQSCLKWSLCLNRLLCFPVSEPEVARLYRGKLVHQFVEELRRGITLHSLLVKGSSTEQLFKQLKDAVVSLVGKDFLKKMRTGLKHRAAGKKQKNYSGQNPPIDELSSCFEHLTCEDIDDCEDDDDHDDLNGKRRKSKAKDHKTENPDACHTIRTRHKVKACNSDHPSKK